CAAACACTAACCCTGGTTTTGATCTGGTCTACTAGTTACTAGGGTTTCCTTTCTACAGCCATCATGTCCGCCTAGTGGAGAAGGCTCAGGGTCTGCAGCGGCTTCACAGCGGCGTCGAGCATGCGATGAGCTGCCGCCTGTGGCGTCGCCGGTGCCGGTGCCGGTGCCAACGACTGCACGAACTTGCAGTTGGGGCAGGTGGGGTAGGACTTGCACAGCATCACCAGGAGATGACAGTTGGTGCATGGCACGGCGATCATGTTGCCACCAGCGGTGCTTCTCTTTGTCGCTGCTGCTTGTGAGAGGGTAGGAGCAGTGGCGCCGGTGTTGCCGTCGTCCGCAACGACGACCTGCCTCGCCGCCGTTGTGGACATGTTGAGCTCCAGGTTCACGCCCTCCTCCTTGGGCCTGTTCCAGCTCCTCTTCAAAGTCTTCCTGTTCAGGTAATACATCTTTCCAGACTGCAAAACAACATCACATATATAGCACATTAAATCAAAATGATGAGGCCATCATGACAGCATCCATGTTGGATACTCCTATCGATCTATACTTGCATCTTCTACTTCTAGGCAACGTGGTACTACAAAGAGTACAAAGATGCCTCGGGGGCGTCACAAAATAGTAGGGAAACTATCACAAAGTGCAGCTTTCTGCATGCACGTTCAAGCCGCATGCATTTTTTGCCACCAATAACCATGTCCATGAGCGACAGACGTGGCGGGGCATACATATGCACCGCGCCATAAATAGCTTTTGTTGCACAATTAACTTTACCGGCTAGTAACACGTGTCGGCGCCGTAGGCATGCTCGATTTTGTTTTAGTTGAGAGAGCTATGGAGAGAAATGAGTTGTACCCAAGGTAGAACATACAGGTATATATTACATTTATTTCAAAAATACAAGCATATAATGTAGTACACAGAATAATTAGCTACTGATGAAGACGGCGAGGGAGGGACTCACTTGGAGGTCGAGGCACTGCTCCCAGTCCAGGGGCAGGGGGTCATTGAGATGGAGCTCCAGGTGCGGGTGCGACACGGGCTCCTCCCAGGTGTTGTAATGCTTCCTCTTCTTCCGGGAGCTGCCGTCCGACTCGGAAGAAGACGAGCTGATCTGCTTGGTGTTCTTCTCCGAGGCCGGGGCAAAGCCCAGCGCCGGCCACGTTGGCCCCAGCGACAGCTCCGGCTGCATTTCCATCCTCTTGGCTCTCAACTCCTGGTGAAACTTGGGCACTCTAAAGAATTCAGTGCTCATCGATCTTTGGCTTGGCTGGTGTGATGACAGACACCACCactccctatatatatatatatatatgtgtgtgtggaACTGAGTACTCGACTGAAGTTATAGGAGGAGGTGAGGAGAATTGAGTGAGCTGGCTCTCTTCTACAGCACGATTGATGGGGTCATGCAGGGGAGGGCATGGACACTAAAGAAGGGATCGTAAATGGCCTCCATCCAACCCCATTAAGAAGGAGAGAGCAGGCCAGGCCAGGCCAGGCATTGAAGGGTGACAAGTAGAGTGACCTTAAATGACTCAAAtctctccacctcctcccccATTGAAGGCGGCCTCGCTCTACATGCCCGGACTGTACACGCCATAATGCCACACCCAGCCCAGGAGAGCAACACCACAAAATCTACAAGGCCCCTGCCCTGATGCCATTGCTTGCCTTGTTAGTAAGTGCAAGGATCACTGGATGGATAAGCTAGCTCAGGCCGCAGCAGCAGCTGTAACTGAGGCGTGATGTTGGTTGTGCAACTCCCTGTCCAATGGAGAAACCGGTTTGCGTTGGTTGGAACTACTACCGGCCGGCCATCTATTGCTGCAACAGTGCTCTGCTGAATTTAACAGCACAGGAGTGAGTGATGAGGAGTGGGATAGCTAGCTAGCGTGTGAGCTTGGGTAAGATGGCTGTGAGTTCATGGCGATGGACACTAGAGTGAAACCCACAAGGCAAGCACAGCTTGCAGAGGCCTCTCCTACCATGTCTTAAAACCTCTCGTACTATCTGACCATCATATCATACTTGTATACCTACACCATTAACTTCGTTGTAATCATGAACTGCTTCTTACGGGTGGGCATTCATGGCTTTCTCCACCCCAAACTCTAATTCTCATAAAGAAGAAGCAGGGAGTGAGCGCTGCGCTGATGCATAATAAAGACACAGGCACACAGGCCTCACCACCCAAGCTCCCCATGCAGTAAATAGGCCAAGACATTAGGAAGGAATAAATATGGCTTATTGGGCCTTCACCAGTGCCAACCACTAACAATAAATAAAGGCGCATCTCTATTTGGTTGTCGTAGGCATGAGTCCATTCAAGTTTTTGGTGTTGCATCTTCCGCTATTAATTCGTCCGGACGTCCTGTTGATTTGATGTCGTGTATTCTTCTCTAGCGAACTAATGATAAGTTAGTGAAGAATTCAGATTCTACAAGGATCTTTGCAAGCAATGTTTGTAATTGAGTTTCAATCACTATGACTCAGCACTCAGCAGACACATATATGATTTCATGGTATGCTTTATCATGCTATTAGGTCTCAATATCTCCATCAAAAAAATAGTGTCAGTTGTTGTAGATGGACCATGGGAAACAAAATTAGTTTTTTTTTCTGAAGTCATTAATTTCCTTGTGGAATTGCTGGTTGCTAGGTGTGAAGTTGGATTAATTGGTGGGAGAATATTACATGGAACCCAACATTCAGTGGAAACCTATGGAAATCACGTGGAAAaaatgttttgaagtttcaaaaaaatctcAAAAAACAACGGGATGTTAAGAGGGTGATGTCTTATTGCCATGCGAAATTTCAAGTTCAAAAACATTACGGGATGTGAGCTAGTATAAACATAACAAAATCAGCATTGAATAGTCTTCAGAGTAGAAATCAGCATTGGTATTTATTGCGTATCTACTGCTTATGCATAAAGAACCAAGAGTATGGTAATGCATAAACATCTGCACTGACTAGCCATTTTCATAGTCTTCAGAGTAGAAATACAGGGAAGTATAGAGGTCTCACAGCTGGTTCTACCAATTAAGAAtatgcactactaggaaaacgaTTTTTAACGACGGTATATGTGGTCGCTAAAAGTTGGATTGTGGTCGTTAATGGTCATTAATGATCACAATCTGCTGGTCGTAATAGGCTCCGTTGTTAAAAGTATAACAACCACATCTTGTGGTCGTTACTAATGCAACGACAGGATGATGTGTCGTCGT
This genomic window from Aegilops tauschii subsp. strangulata cultivar AL8/78 chromosome 4, Aet v6.0, whole genome shotgun sequence contains:
- the LOC109743327 gene encoding uncharacterized protein produces the protein MSTEFFRVPKFHQELRAKRMEMQPELSLGPTWPALGFAPASEKNTKQISSSSSESDGSSRKKRKHYNTWEEPVSHPHLELHLNDPLPLDWEQCLDLQSGKMYYLNRKTLKRSWNRPKEEGVNLELNMSTTAARQVVVADDGNTGATAPTLSQAAATKRSTAGGNMIAVPCTNCHLLVMLCKSYPTCPNCKFVQSLAPAPAPATPQAAAHRMLDAAVKPLQTLSLLH